ATGCCTCCCACCCTGGGGGCTATTCCGCCGTTGCCACCTGATCCCCCCGGCTGGGATCCCCCGCAACCATTGGGAAAAAAACTACTCAATTGCCCCGCCCCGCCGCTCAAAACTGTGAAAGCGGCTTCTCACCGGTTTTCCATCGAGAAATAACTGCCTAATATCAATACATTTTTATATGAACAGGCGTGCTGGCACGGATCTGGCTTAAACTGCAGCTAACGGCTTCACGAGCAGGTTGACAGCACCTGATGCACAGTTACAGCAGAAACCGAGGTGAGACCATGAACGAAAAAGTCTATATCAACAAAGACGACAGTGCGACCTTTGTCTGCCCCCAGTGCCAGCGCTCCAAAACCGTGGACGTCTCGCATGTCATCAAGGCCGACCGCTCGGTCAAGGTCAAGTGCCGCTGCAGCTGCGGGCACACCTATGCCGTGATGCTGGAGCGGCGCCGGCACTACCGCAAACCGGCCAATCTGCCGGGGGTCTATACCCATTTGGCGGACGGCAAGCAGGTCGACCGGGGTCCCATGAACGTGGTCGACCTGTCCC
Above is a window of Desulfobacteraceae bacterium DNA encoding:
- a CDS encoding PilZ domain-containing protein, with amino-acid sequence MNEKVYINKDDSATFVCPQCQRSKTVDVSHVIKADRSVKVKCRCSCGHTYAVMLERRRHYRKPANLPGVYTHLADGKQVDRGPMNVVDLSRNGLKLQPVFGTQRGFQVGEKLLVEFQLDDRTKSQLKKEVVVRTVTPQFVGTEFVSDNYYENALGFYLLNAS